In the genome of Nocardia terpenica, one region contains:
- a CDS encoding toxin-antitoxin system HicB family antitoxin — protein MDLTPYVDGLREELLAAAEPGEASELARRLVASVASATRLTMLDVLSAAADEITRELVPGSVEVRLRDRNPHFVVTPGAIGEAEAGAAPEAPDVPAPVPGGKDGAVSRINFRPPEQLKQRIEAAAGEAGLSVNAWLIQAVGAALAGDRRTGRNGGRTGRFTGWVG, from the coding sequence ATGGATCTCACGCCCTACGTCGACGGTCTTCGGGAGGAGCTGCTGGCGGCGGCCGAGCCGGGGGAGGCGTCCGAGTTGGCTCGGCGCCTGGTCGCCTCGGTCGCGTCGGCCACCCGGTTGACCATGCTCGATGTGCTGTCGGCGGCCGCGGACGAGATCACCAGGGAGCTGGTGCCCGGCTCGGTCGAGGTCCGGCTGCGCGACCGCAATCCGCACTTCGTGGTCACCCCCGGCGCGATCGGGGAGGCGGAGGCTGGTGCGGCCCCCGAGGCGCCGGATGTGCCCGCGCCCGTGCCCGGCGGGAAGGACGGTGCCGTGTCGCGCATCAACTTTCGCCCGCCGGAACAGCTCAAACAACGCATCGAGGCGGCGGCCGGGGAGGCGGGACTGTCGGTCAATGCCTGGCTGATCCAAGCGGTCGGGGCGGCCCTCGCCGGTGACCGGCGGACCGGACGAAACGGCGGTCGTACCGGACGCTTCACCGGCTGGGTCGGCTGA
- a CDS encoding xylulokinase, whose translation MSDAATDDLMLGIDVGTTAVKVVAFTVGGRPVAAHTTPYPIDRRRPGWAEQDPLDWWNGCTAGMRAVLSTVPARSMRAIGLTSQVNTHVFTDDSLRPLAPAIVWQDQRCAEIAGELDARFTDEDKIRIWGSPVTLDASFVGARAAWFARTHPSLWARTRWVLGPKDFVAAKLTGRVATDLLAAVRVAGPNGYLPEAVALVDGLADRLPEILEPETLLGRVDGTEVAVGTMDAYSAVFGTRTTEPGRGMICCGTSLVVAGAAESAHPAGGIVSFPPRRGLHVHAGPTQAGGDAVRWWSQVSGLSLAEVFESAAEGSPGVVFTPYLSGERAPLWDADVRASFLGLSSATSTADLSLAVLRGVAMSGRHVLEAVETACGYPLPRMTFSGGGARSPLWAQIHADILERPVERLRVHDSAALGAALLGAVGAGIYPDIESAAAATVEVEQTHLPAPDADRLRPLYEIYRSAYSALHDLHTSLAAWRRSAEPR comes from the coding sequence ATGAGCGACGCAGCAACCGACGATCTCATGCTGGGCATCGACGTGGGCACCACCGCGGTCAAGGTGGTGGCGTTCACCGTGGGCGGGCGGCCGGTCGCGGCGCACACGACGCCGTATCCGATCGATCGGCGGCGGCCGGGGTGGGCCGAGCAGGATCCGCTGGACTGGTGGAACGGCTGCACGGCCGGGATGCGCGCGGTGCTGTCCACCGTGCCCGCGCGGTCGATGCGGGCGATCGGCCTGACCAGTCAGGTCAATACGCATGTGTTCACCGATGATTCGCTGCGGCCGCTCGCTCCGGCCATCGTCTGGCAGGACCAGCGCTGCGCCGAGATCGCGGGCGAGCTCGACGCGCGCTTCACCGACGAGGACAAGATCCGGATCTGGGGCTCCCCCGTCACCCTCGATGCCTCGTTCGTGGGCGCTCGCGCGGCCTGGTTCGCCCGCACCCATCCGTCGCTGTGGGCGCGGACGCGATGGGTGCTCGGCCCCAAGGACTTCGTCGCGGCCAAGCTCACGGGCCGGGTCGCGACGGATCTGCTCGCCGCGGTGCGCGTGGCCGGGCCGAACGGCTACCTCCCCGAGGCGGTCGCCCTGGTCGACGGGCTCGCCGACCGGCTGCCCGAGATCCTGGAACCGGAGACGCTGCTGGGCCGGGTCGACGGCACCGAGGTCGCGGTCGGCACCATGGACGCCTACAGCGCGGTGTTCGGCACGCGGACGACCGAGCCCGGCCGCGGAATGATCTGCTGCGGAACGTCATTGGTGGTCGCCGGGGCGGCGGAGAGCGCGCATCCAGCCGGGGGCATCGTCAGCTTCCCGCCGCGGCGCGGGCTGCACGTGCACGCCGGGCCCACCCAGGCCGGTGGGGATGCCGTCCGGTGGTGGAGCCAGGTCAGTGGGCTGAGCCTCGCGGAGGTGTTCGAGTCCGCGGCCGAGGGATCGCCGGGGGTCGTCTTCACGCCGTACCTGTCGGGTGAGCGCGCGCCGCTGTGGGATGCCGACGTCCGCGCGAGCTTCCTCGGCCTGAGCTCGGCGACCTCGACGGCGGACCTGTCGCTGGCGGTGCTGCGGGGTGTGGCCATGTCGGGTCGGCACGTGCTCGAGGCCGTCGAGACGGCGTGCGGATATCCCTTGCCCCGCATGACATTTTCCGGCGGCGGAGCGCGCAGCCCCCTATGGGCGCAGATCCACGCCGACATTCTGGAACGCCCCGTCGAACGCCTGCGCGTGCACGACAGCGCGGCCCTGGGCGCGGCGCTGCTGGGCGCGGTCGGCGCAGGAATCTATCCGGACATCGAGTCGGCCGCCGCCGCGACCGTCGAGGTCGAACAGACCCATCTGCCCGCACCGGACGCCGACCGATTACGCCCGCTGTACGAGATCTACCGCTCGGCGTATTCCGCGCTGCACGACCTGCATACGAGTCTCGCCGCTTGGCGACGGTCGGCGGAGCCCCGCTGA
- a CDS encoding serine hydrolase domain-containing protein gives MSGTPRFDRRRMVRLGLTLPLLSTACAGAAQSTDLHETLEHLCEKNRMPGLAAAVWRGPVRVAAAAAGVRKHNDPTPVTIDDQWHLGSDTKAMTATLVGLFVDRGILRFEDVLGEALSDWRPHPGYAGVSIELLLQHRGGTPPDVPDDLGGLLTDGDPSTARAAVVRAILARPPAGATGKYSYSNVGYMILGVILERKGGTSWESLMRTELFTPLRMDSAGFGPPGDPATVDQPWGHTENLEPMPPADPRSDNPPAYGPAGTVHCALADWAEFLRQHLAGARGEQSILTPATMSRLHRPPPDGDYAAGWIVATREWADGPVLTHVGSNNLWTAETWLAPRPCVISGLG, from the coding sequence ATGTCCGGTACACCACGTTTCGACCGCCGCAGGATGGTGCGCCTAGGTCTGACCCTGCCGTTGCTGTCCACAGCGTGCGCGGGTGCGGCCCAATCGACCGATCTGCACGAGACCCTGGAGCATCTCTGCGAGAAGAATCGAATGCCCGGACTGGCCGCCGCAGTGTGGCGCGGGCCCGTGCGGGTCGCAGCGGCCGCCGCGGGGGTTCGCAAGCACAATGATCCGACCCCGGTGACCATCGACGACCAGTGGCATCTGGGTTCGGACACCAAGGCGATGACCGCAACGCTGGTCGGCCTGTTCGTGGACCGCGGAATCCTGCGCTTCGAAGACGTTCTGGGCGAGGCGCTGTCCGACTGGCGCCCGCACCCCGGATACGCGGGCGTGAGCATCGAATTGCTGTTGCAACATCGCGGCGGCACACCCCCGGATGTGCCGGACGACCTGGGCGGGCTCCTGACCGACGGCGACCCGTCGACAGCCCGCGCCGCGGTGGTACGCGCGATCCTCGCCCGCCCACCCGCCGGTGCAACGGGAAAGTACTCCTACTCGAACGTCGGCTACATGATCCTCGGCGTGATCCTGGAGCGGAAGGGCGGGACCTCCTGGGAATCCCTCATGCGCACAGAGCTTTTCACCCCGCTACGGATGGACTCCGCCGGGTTCGGCCCCCCGGGCGATCCCGCAACCGTCGACCAACCGTGGGGCCACACCGAAAACCTCGAGCCAATGCCTCCGGCAGACCCCCGCTCCGACAATCCCCCCGCCTACGGCCCGGCAGGAACCGTGCACTGCGCACTCGCGGACTGGGCCGAATTTCTCCGTCAACATCTCGCAGGCGCCCGCGGCGAACAATCCATCCTCACTCCCGCCACCATGTCCCGACTCCACCGGCCACCCCCCGATGGCGACTACGCGGCCGGTTGGATCGTCGCCACCCGGGAGTGGGCAGACGGCCCCGTCCTCACCCACGTCGGCAGCAACAACCTCTGGACCGCCGAGACATGGTTGGCTCCTAGGCCGTGTGTCATAAGTGGTTTGGGTTGA
- a CDS encoding GbsR/MarR family transcriptional regulator: MSPEEAEFVGRMGLLFEMLGGSRTMGRVYGWLMICDPPEQSLPELAEALSVSKASVSTTARQLQEGGLLERLPSAGRRHTYRVTAGGFTAVMNVQLARMQMGVATAEFGLSMLGAERAEQRERLQDFRDFYQFCAQDYRDEFMQRWIDYRAARRRS; this comes from the coding sequence GTGTCGCCGGAAGAGGCGGAGTTCGTGGGTCGGATGGGGCTGCTGTTCGAGATGTTGGGTGGGTCGCGGACGATGGGGCGGGTTTACGGGTGGCTGATGATCTGCGATCCGCCGGAGCAGTCGTTACCCGAACTGGCCGAGGCATTGTCGGTGAGCAAGGCGTCGGTCAGCACGACCGCGCGGCAGCTTCAGGAGGGCGGGCTGCTCGAGCGGCTGCCGAGTGCGGGGCGGCGGCATACCTATCGGGTCACGGCGGGTGGGTTCACCGCGGTGATGAATGTCCAGCTGGCTCGGATGCAAATGGGCGTCGCCACAGCGGAATTCGGGCTGTCGATGCTGGGCGCGGAACGCGCCGAGCAACGCGAACGACTCCAGGACTTCCGGGACTTCTACCAGTTCTGCGCGCAAGACTATCGCGACGAGTTCATGCAGCGGTGGATCGACTACCGCGCAGCCAGGAGACGGTCATGA
- a CDS encoding sensor histidine kinase, whose translation MSITPSPQRPSAPPWHQRLGLGHRADTTGPDAIDIAIAVACFVLFTGPLLVGIASGIGSTWQIAGFGLAASAPLIVRRRWPLVVLAVVAAVLCAAALADVRFTPWVSNTGPAIGVAVLTLADRRPRRESAIATIVALLALCVAGPIAFTLYQDQDQDFVQPLIALPAWLIGDMLRTRREYQRSLADQERQRAAEAERRIRAEERLRVSRDVHDLISHTLSMVAVRSGVARLLLEENPGEVRRALGTIETASRSALTQLRSVLSQIREPGQRDEPAEPGLAEVAELVDGLRHDGLMVEYRVLGTPADCPALLQTTVYRIVQEALTNVVKHARTDRARVEIRHTPGEVTAVITDDGPSAAAPAGIDVGGSGLGLEGMRERVSLFGGRFEAGPRAAGGFAVTASLPIDRDHHA comes from the coding sequence ATGTCGATCACTCCGTCTCCGCAGCGTCCGTCGGCGCCACCGTGGCATCAGCGGCTCGGCCTCGGCCATCGGGCGGATACCACGGGCCCGGACGCGATCGATATCGCGATCGCGGTCGCCTGTTTCGTGCTGTTCACCGGGCCGCTGCTGGTCGGCATCGCGAGCGGCATCGGATCGACCTGGCAGATCGCCGGATTCGGTCTCGCGGCGTCCGCCCCGCTGATCGTCCGGCGCCGCTGGCCCCTGGTGGTGCTCGCGGTGGTGGCGGCGGTGCTGTGCGCCGCGGCGCTGGCCGATGTGCGGTTCACGCCGTGGGTGAGCAATACCGGCCCGGCCATCGGTGTCGCCGTGCTGACCCTCGCCGATCGGCGGCCGCGCCGGGAATCCGCGATCGCCACCATTGTCGCGCTGCTCGCCCTCTGCGTCGCCGGGCCGATCGCGTTCACCCTGTATCAGGATCAGGACCAGGACTTCGTTCAGCCGCTGATCGCCCTGCCCGCGTGGCTGATCGGCGACATGCTGCGCACCCGGCGCGAGTATCAGCGCAGCCTCGCCGACCAGGAGCGGCAGCGCGCCGCCGAGGCCGAACGCCGAATCCGGGCCGAGGAACGCCTGCGGGTGTCGCGCGACGTGCACGACCTGATCTCGCACACGCTGAGCATGGTGGCCGTCCGGTCCGGCGTCGCCCGGCTGCTGCTCGAGGAGAATCCGGGCGAGGTGCGCCGGGCGCTGGGGACCATCGAGACGGCCAGCCGGTCCGCGCTCACCCAGCTGCGGTCGGTGCTGTCGCAGATCCGCGAACCCGGGCAGCGCGACGAACCCGCCGAGCCGGGCCTGGCGGAGGTGGCCGAACTGGTGGACGGGCTGCGGCACGATGGGCTCATGGTGGAATATCGGGTGCTCGGGACGCCTGCGGACTGTCCGGCACTGCTGCAGACCACGGTGTATCGCATCGTGCAGGAGGCGCTGACCAATGTGGTCAAGCACGCGCGCACCGACCGCGCCCGGGTCGAAATCCGGCATACGCCAGGCGAAGTGACCGCCGTCATCACCGACGACGGTCCGAGCGCCGCCGCGCCCGCCGGAATCGATGTCGGCGGTTCGGGTCTCGGCCTGGAAGGCATGCGGGAGCGGGTGTCGCTGTTCGGCGGCCGGTTCGAGGCCGGTCCGCGCGCGGCGGGCGGATTCGCCGTGACCGCGAGCCTCCCGATCGATCGGGACCACCATGCCTGA
- a CDS encoding DUF4097 family beta strand repeat-containing protein, whose product MPRFDTPKPIAVTVDACSAEVRLVASERSDTVVRIEPVDTDNGSDVTVADKTKVDFYADRLTVTVPPASSWKKVGERSSVAVTIELPTDSGLIVKLTQARLYAEGSLGACEVRLESGIVRLDRIGALRAQITNGDIAIEHIAGSAEADGVSGPIRIGTAAGDLRLSTVNGGLDLDRADGKVIAKTVDGALRIGRLNGGTAELMNVTGNIEIGIGEGTAAWIDAYSRTGSVRSHLAAQEDPGEFDTTVQVLARTRDGDIAIRRATA is encoded by the coding sequence ATGCCACGATTCGATACGCCGAAACCCATCGCGGTCACGGTCGATGCCTGTAGCGCCGAGGTGCGGCTCGTCGCGAGCGAACGGTCCGACACCGTCGTGCGCATCGAGCCCGTCGATACGGACAACGGCTCGGACGTGACAGTGGCCGATAAGACGAAGGTCGATTTCTATGCCGATCGGCTGACGGTCACCGTGCCTCCCGCGAGCAGCTGGAAGAAGGTGGGCGAGCGCAGTTCGGTCGCCGTCACGATCGAATTGCCTACCGACTCCGGCCTGATCGTGAAGCTGACCCAGGCGCGGCTGTACGCCGAGGGCTCGCTCGGGGCGTGCGAGGTGCGTCTGGAATCGGGCATAGTGCGGCTGGATCGCATCGGCGCGCTGCGGGCGCAGATCACCAACGGCGACATCGCGATCGAGCACATCGCCGGGTCCGCCGAGGCCGACGGGGTGTCGGGCCCGATCCGGATCGGCACCGCCGCGGGTGATCTGAGACTGAGCACCGTCAACGGCGGCCTCGATCTCGATCGCGCCGACGGCAAGGTCATCGCGAAGACGGTCGACGGCGCCCTGCGCATCGGCCGATTGAACGGCGGCACAGCGGAATTGATGAACGTCACGGGGAACATCGAGATCGGCATCGGAGAGGGCACCGCCGCCTGGATCGACGCATACAGCCGAACGGGATCGGTGCGCAGCCACCTCGCAGCACAGGAGGACCCCGGCGAGTTCGACACCACGGTCCAGGTACTCGCCCGCACCCGAGACGGCGACATCGCCATTCGGCGAGCAACGGCATGA
- a CDS encoding IS5 family transposase (programmed frameshift), with protein sequence MTSISVTRRADLTDAQWARLEPLLPRGKKAGRPPKWTKRQLIDGIRWRTRCGTPWRDVPEYYGHWRTVYGLFRRWQRAGVWALNWKMLQAFADASGAIFWQVSVDPTIARAHRHAAGARHNGYAQREPPGGVQVEPVDHGLGRSRGGWTTKTHLACEQGRKVLSIVITAGQRGDSPQFTAVLDGIAVPRLGTGRARTRPERVRADKAYSSRANRAHLRERGIKATIPIKTDQAANRKKKGAAGGRPPAFDANDYTLRHAVECGIGQLKENRAVATRFDKLAVRYQATVHIAAINQWL encoded by the exons GTGACCAGCATATCGGTGACGAGGCGCGCGGATCTGACCGATGCCCAGTGGGCTCGGCTCGAGCCGCTGCTGCCTCGTGGCAAAAAGGCGGGCCGCCCGCCGAAATGGACGAAACGACAGCTCATCGATGGGATTCGGTGGCGGACCCGATGCGGGACACCGTGGCGCGACGTGCCCGAATACTACGGGCACTGGCGGACCGTGTACGGGCTGTTCCGCCGCTGGCAGCGCGCCGGGGTCTGGGCGTTGAATTGGAAGATGCTGCAGGCGTTCGCCGACGCGTCCGGTGCGATCTTCTGGCAGGTGAGCGTGGATC CCACCATCGCCCGCGCGCACCGGCACGCCGCCGGTGCCCGCCACAACGGTTACGCCCAGCGCGAGCCGCCCGGCGGGGTGCAGGTCGAGCCCGTCGATCACGGGCTGGGCCGATCCCGCGGCGGCTGGACCACCAAGACGCATCTGGCCTGCGAGCAGGGCCGCAAAGTGCTCTCGATCGTGATCACCGCCGGTCAGCGTGGTGACAGCCCACAGTTCACGGCCGTGCTCGACGGTATCGCGGTGCCCCGCCTGGGCACAGGCCGGGCGCGGACCCGGCCGGAGCGGGTGCGTGCCGACAAGGCTTACAGCTCCCGCGCCAACCGCGCGCACCTGCGTGAGCGCGGGATCAAGGCCACCATCCCCATCAAAACCGATCAAGCCGCCAATCGTAAGAAGAAAGGCGCCGCCGGTGGACGTCCACCAGCCTTCGACGCCAACGATTACACGCTGCGTCACGCCGTGGAGTGCGGGATCGGCCAGTTGAAGGAAAACCGAGCCGTGGCAACCAGATTCGACAAACTCGCCGTCCGCTACCAAGCCACTGTCCACATAGCAGCGATCAACCAGTGGCTATGA
- a CDS encoding response regulator encodes MPDAAPDPIRVLIADDEALVRAGFRVLVDSAPDLTVVGEAGTGGEAVRLTRQLRPDVVLMDIRMPVMDGLEAMRHIASDGADGPHVLIVTTFDQDEHVFRALRSGAGGFILKDSPPEQLLHAIRVVAGGDALLTPSITRRMISAFARQPTAPDPRPDALTALTDREREVLRHIAAGRSNAEIGTALHVSVATVKTHVGRLLTKLGARDRAQLVVFAYESGAVVPGGSG; translated from the coding sequence ATGCCTGACGCCGCGCCCGACCCGATCCGCGTCCTCATCGCCGACGACGAAGCGTTGGTGCGCGCCGGTTTCCGGGTGCTGGTCGATTCCGCGCCGGATCTCACCGTCGTCGGCGAGGCCGGTACCGGCGGGGAGGCCGTCCGGTTGACCCGGCAGCTGCGGCCCGATGTCGTCCTGATGGACATTCGGATGCCGGTCATGGACGGCCTGGAAGCCATGCGGCACATCGCCTCCGACGGCGCCGACGGCCCGCACGTGCTCATCGTGACCACCTTCGATCAGGACGAGCACGTCTTCCGGGCATTGCGCAGCGGGGCGGGCGGTTTCATCCTCAAGGACTCGCCACCCGAGCAGCTGCTGCACGCCATCCGCGTGGTGGCCGGTGGCGATGCGCTGCTGACGCCGAGCATCACCCGCCGGATGATCAGCGCATTCGCCCGCCAGCCGACCGCGCCCGACCCCCGCCCGGACGCCCTCACCGCCCTGACCGACCGGGAGCGAGAAGTGTTGCGGCACATCGCCGCCGGACGCTCCAATGCCGAGATCGGCACCGCCCTGCACGTCAGCGTCGCCACCGTCAAAACGCACGTCGGCCGCCTGCTCACCAAACTCGGGGCCCGCGACCGCGCCCAACTCGTCGTCTTCGCCTACGAGTCCGGCGCGGTGGTACCCGGCGGATCCGGCTGA
- a CDS encoding SMP-30/gluconolactonase/LRE family protein: protein MSEPKVLLDGLGIPESPRWHEGRLWFCNWIDRQVVAVDMDGRAEVMATRDPDSHPMGYSIDWLPDGTLLTTGDKVRRQEPDGSMTVHADQHANEIVVDGHGNIYLNGADFEFVAGAPPKPGYIKLLTPDGRLRQVATDIEFPNGMVITPDDRTLIVAESFAGRLTAFDIAPDATLSNRRVFAEGLGPDGICLDAEGAVWSSTGGSAIARVAEGGKILQHIELPENRAPFALMLGGPDHRTLFILTAEWRPTDPIPTNLTRLTTGPRTGQILTLRVSIPGVGRP, encoded by the coding sequence ATGTCGGAACCGAAGGTCCTGCTGGACGGCCTGGGAATACCCGAATCCCCGCGATGGCACGAGGGCCGACTGTGGTTCTGCAACTGGATCGATCGCCAGGTCGTGGCCGTCGACATGGACGGCAGGGCCGAGGTCATGGCCACCCGCGACCCCGACAGCCATCCGATGGGCTACTCCATCGACTGGCTGCCCGACGGCACGCTGCTGACGACCGGCGACAAGGTGCGACGCCAGGAACCCGACGGGTCGATGACCGTGCACGCCGACCAGCACGCCAACGAAATCGTGGTGGACGGCCACGGCAATATCTACCTCAACGGCGCGGACTTCGAGTTCGTCGCCGGAGCCCCGCCCAAACCCGGCTACATCAAACTCCTCACCCCCGACGGCCGCCTCCGCCAGGTCGCCACCGACATCGAGTTCCCCAACGGCATGGTCATCACCCCCGACGACCGAACGCTGATCGTCGCCGAATCCTTCGCCGGCAGACTCACCGCCTTCGACATCGCCCCCGACGCCACCCTGTCCAACCGCCGCGTCTTCGCCGAAGGACTGGGCCCCGACGGCATCTGCCTCGACGCCGAAGGCGCAGTCTGGTCCTCCACCGGCGGCTCCGCCATAGCCCGAGTCGCCGAAGGCGGAAAAATCCTCCAGCACATCGAACTCCCCGAAAACCGAGCCCCTTTCGCCCTGATGCTAGGCGGCCCCGACCACCGAACCCTCTTCATCCTCACCGCGGAATGGCGCCCCACCGACCCCATCCCCACCAACCTCACCCGCCTGACCACCGGCCCCCGCACCGGCCAAATCCTCACCCTCCGGGTCTCCATCCCAGGCGTCGGCCGCCCATGA
- the rox gene encoding rifampin monooxygenase: protein MFDVIVAGGGPTGLMLAGELRLHGVRVLVLEREVEPPAHVRSLGLHVRSIEVMAQRGLLERFLAEGKKYPVGGFFAGMEKPAPERMDTAHGYVLGIPQTITARLLEEHALEVGAELRRGCEVVGLSQDDRAVTVELADGTALRSRYLVGCDGGRSTVRKLLGVGFPGEPSTAETLLGEMEATAEPETVAAVVAEVRKTQKRFGIGPVPGGGGTYRVVVPAEGLAEDRSVPPTLEEFRRQLRVTAGTDFGVHSPRWMSRFGDATRQAERYRTGRVLLAGDAAHIHPPMGGQGLNLGIQDAFNLGWKLAAEIDGWAPEGLLDSYHAERHPVAADVLNNTRAQAVLMSPEPNHQAVRRLLSELMDFEEVNRYLIEKITAVGVRYDFGAGHELLGRRLRDVQLKQDRLYDLMHEGRGMLLDQTGRLSIAGWANRIDHVVDVSEELDAPAVLLRPDGHVAWVGDDQQNLLAHLPRWFGTAAD from the coding sequence ATGTTCGATGTGATCGTTGCGGGTGGCGGGCCGACCGGATTGATGCTGGCCGGTGAGCTGCGGCTGCACGGTGTGCGCGTGCTCGTGCTGGAGCGGGAGGTGGAGCCGCCCGCGCATGTCCGCTCGCTCGGCCTGCATGTGCGCAGCATCGAGGTGATGGCGCAGCGCGGGCTGCTGGAGCGGTTTCTCGCGGAGGGCAAGAAGTATCCGGTCGGAGGTTTCTTCGCCGGGATGGAGAAGCCCGCGCCCGAGCGGATGGACACCGCGCACGGCTATGTTCTCGGCATCCCGCAGACCATTACCGCTCGCCTGCTCGAGGAGCACGCGCTCGAGGTCGGCGCCGAGCTCCGGCGCGGCTGCGAGGTGGTCGGGTTGAGTCAGGACGACCGCGCGGTGACCGTCGAGCTGGCCGACGGCACCGCACTGCGCTCGCGCTACCTGGTCGGATGCGACGGCGGCCGCAGCACGGTGCGCAAGCTGCTCGGCGTCGGCTTCCCGGGCGAGCCCAGCACGGCCGAGACGCTGCTGGGCGAGATGGAGGCGACGGCGGAACCGGAGACCGTGGCCGCCGTGGTGGCCGAGGTCCGCAAGACCCAGAAGCGGTTCGGCATCGGGCCCGTGCCCGGGGGAGGCGGCACGTATCGTGTCGTCGTGCCCGCCGAGGGGCTGGCCGAAGATCGCTCTGTCCCACCGACTCTCGAAGAGTTCCGGCGGCAGCTGCGGGTCACCGCGGGCACCGACTTCGGTGTGCACTCGCCGCGCTGGATGTCCCGCTTCGGCGATGCCACCCGCCAGGCCGAGCGCTATCGGACCGGGCGGGTGCTGCTGGCCGGGGACGCCGCGCACATCCATCCCCCGATGGGCGGGCAGGGACTCAACCTCGGCATTCAGGACGCGTTCAACCTCGGCTGGAAACTGGCCGCCGAGATCGACGGCTGGGCGCCGGAAGGACTGCTCGACAGCTACCACGCCGAACGGCACCCGGTGGCCGCCGACGTCCTGAACAACACTCGCGCACAAGCGGTTCTGATGTCCCCCGAACCGAACCACCAGGCGGTCCGCCGACTGCTGTCGGAGCTGATGGACTTCGAGGAGGTGAACCGATACCTGATCGAGAAGATCACCGCCGTCGGTGTCCGCTACGACTTCGGCGCCGGGCACGAACTGCTCGGCCGCAGGCTGCGGGACGTGCAGTTGAAGCAGGACCGCCTCTACGACCTGATGCACGAGGGCCGCGGCATGCTGCTCGACCAGACCGGCCGACTCTCGATCGCAGGCTGGGCGAACCGCATCGACCACGTCGTCGATGTCAGCGAGGAACTCGACGCCCCCGCCGTTCTCCTGCGCCCCGACGGCCACGTGGCCTGGGTCGGCGACGATCAGCAGAACCTGCTAGCACATCTGCCTCGATGGTTCGGCACGGCGGCCGACTGA
- a CDS encoding nucleoside triphosphate pyrophosphohydrolase, with the protein MGKLVRDRIPEIIRANGGTARSCVLDAPAYEIALHDKLLEEVAELRAADDRGDRLGEAADVLEVLVAMAEFYGFTFDDVRRVAADKAMERGGFRGRVWLE; encoded by the coding sequence ATGGGAAAGCTCGTGAGAGACAGGATTCCCGAGATCATTCGGGCGAACGGTGGTACGGCGCGCAGCTGTGTGCTCGACGCGCCCGCGTACGAAATCGCCTTGCACGACAAGTTGCTCGAGGAGGTGGCCGAGCTTCGTGCCGCCGACGACCGCGGCGATCGGCTCGGTGAGGCGGCCGATGTGCTGGAGGTGTTGGTGGCCATGGCCGAGTTCTATGGGTTCACGTTCGATGATGTTCGGCGCGTGGCTGCGGATAAGGCTATGGAGCGGGGTGGGTTTCGGGGGCGGGTCTGGCTCGAGTGA
- a CDS encoding class I SAM-dependent methyltransferase yields the protein MTQVGKVDFSDVRWGSVQWTNLGTLYLRACESRSPQRILGDDAAAEAVDRIDYDWARLHRVIRPGLNQWPVALRAHHLDTWSADFLRRHPNALVLHLGCGMDTRAFRLHPPQGVQWFDVDQPNVIELRRKLYHDRDGYRMIGSSVTDPGWLAETPTDRPTLIVAEGLLMYLHEPEVRALLGRLTDRFPSGELLFDTLSAQAPRLSKVFTKGIITWGISNARALERWNPRLRLLERTSAMTGFEKIPSARQRVLSRLVYGTFLRNYDVVNRFEF from the coding sequence ATGACACAGGTGGGCAAGGTCGATTTCAGTGACGTGCGGTGGGGGTCGGTGCAGTGGACGAACCTCGGTACGCTGTATCTGCGGGCGTGCGAAAGCCGTTCGCCGCAACGGATTCTCGGCGACGACGCGGCGGCGGAGGCGGTGGACCGGATCGACTACGACTGGGCCCGCCTGCACCGCGTCATACGGCCGGGGCTGAACCAGTGGCCGGTCGCGCTGCGCGCTCACCACCTGGACACCTGGAGCGCCGACTTTCTCCGCCGCCATCCGAACGCCCTTGTGCTGCATCTGGGATGCGGGATGGACACCCGCGCGTTCCGGCTGCATCCGCCGCAGGGCGTGCAGTGGTTCGACGTGGACCAGCCGAACGTCATCGAGCTGCGGCGCAAGCTGTACCACGACCGCGACGGCTACCGAATGATCGGCTCCTCGGTCACGGACCCGGGCTGGCTGGCGGAGACCCCGACCGACCGGCCCACCCTGATCGTCGCCGAGGGCCTGCTCATGTATCTGCACGAGCCCGAGGTGCGCGCGCTGCTCGGGCGCCTGACGGATCGCTTCCCCAGCGGCGAACTCCTCTTCGACACCCTGTCGGCGCAAGCCCCGCGCCTGTCGAAGGTGTTCACCAAAGGCATTATCACCTGGGGCATCTCGAACGCCCGCGCACTGGAGCGCTGGAATCCGCGGCTGCGCCTGCTCGAGCGCACCTCGGCCATGACGGGCTTCGAGAAGATTCCCTCCGCCCGACAGCGCGTGCTGAGCCGACTGGTCTACGGGACGTTTCTGCGCAACTACGACGTCGTGAACCGCTTCGAATTCTGA